The following coding sequences lie in one Synechococcus sp. PCC 7336 genomic window:
- a CDS encoding ISL3 family transposase: MELLQHLLPSQTDVSLNSWSIDPANQQLVVNLCSTQTVACCPLCHRSTDRIHSHYERTLRDLPLVQFTLTILLQVCKFFCLNERCPRRIFTERLPEVVAPWARRTTRYTAQLEAMGLALGGSAAARLSHQLGYGYRRNTILRAISKLPLPVMATPKILGVDDFAFRTGHHYGTILVDLETNQPIVLLPDRAAGTLAAWLKEQPGVKILSRDRSKAYRRGMSDGAPDAIQVADRFHLLQNLEEALEKVFKGQTQSLEQVEQQQIQAQQPTEAPTPEAAPDRYRTQREVNRAIRLEKWEQTHALRKQGYAIKDIAHHLGIGERTVYTYLAASTFPEWQYPVGRRRNPSCLDPYKAYLSEQWQQGRQQTKQLFGEIQQQGYPGSYMTVARYTRQLRCSLPSIKPSRESLNDLPGRGPAPSPATPVSEPLSAKRAAWLLLTRPENLTPEEKTLLEKLGQQPKLSGAIALAQGFIKLVRERLPGEFDDWLETAVSSSIKALRSFAKGLQEDYDAVKAALTLEVSNGPVEGQNNRLKMLKRQMFGRAGLELLAKRLILIS, from the coding sequence GTGGAACTTTTACAGCATCTCCTGCCCAGCCAAACGGATGTGAGCTTGAACAGTTGGAGTATCGATCCGGCCAACCAACAGCTCGTTGTTAACCTCTGCTCGACTCAAACGGTGGCCTGTTGCCCGCTGTGTCATCGCTCCACCGATCGCATCCATAGCCACTATGAGAGAACGTTGAGGGATCTGCCATTAGTTCAATTCACGCTGACGATATTGCTCCAAGTCTGTAAGTTCTTCTGCCTCAACGAGCGTTGCCCTCGGCGTATCTTTACGGAGCGTCTGCCCGAGGTTGTCGCGCCTTGGGCCAGACGCACGACTCGCTACACGGCTCAACTGGAAGCGATGGGCTTAGCCCTCGGTGGTTCGGCAGCAGCCCGCTTGAGCCATCAGCTCGGATACGGATACAGACGCAACACCATCTTGCGAGCCATCTCCAAATTGCCCCTACCAGTCATGGCCACGCCAAAGATATTGGGGGTGGATGATTTCGCGTTTCGCACGGGTCATCATTACGGAACGATCTTGGTCGACTTGGAGACCAACCAACCGATCGTACTACTCCCCGACCGGGCGGCTGGGACCTTAGCAGCCTGGTTGAAAGAGCAGCCTGGTGTGAAGATTCTCTCGAGAGATCGCTCCAAAGCCTACAGGCGAGGCATGAGCGATGGAGCACCCGATGCCATCCAGGTAGCCGATCGCTTTCATCTGTTGCAGAATCTCGAAGAGGCTTTAGAGAAAGTCTTTAAGGGACAAACCCAGTCGCTCGAACAGGTTGAGCAGCAACAGATTCAAGCCCAACAGCCAACCGAAGCACCGACCCCCGAAGCTGCTCCGGATAGATATCGAACCCAAAGGGAAGTCAATCGGGCCATACGACTGGAGAAGTGGGAACAAACCCATGCTCTACGCAAGCAAGGCTATGCCATTAAAGACATTGCCCATCACCTCGGCATTGGCGAGCGAACGGTGTATACCTACCTGGCCGCGTCAACGTTTCCGGAATGGCAATATCCTGTGGGGCGGCGGAGAAACCCCAGTTGTTTGGATCCATACAAGGCTTACCTGTCAGAGCAATGGCAGCAAGGGCGCCAACAAACTAAACAGTTGTTTGGCGAGATCCAACAGCAAGGGTACCCGGGCAGCTATATGACCGTCGCCCGTTACACTCGGCAGTTGCGTTGCTCTCTGCCCTCCATCAAGCCCAGCCGAGAATCCCTCAATGACTTACCGGGTCGGGGACCAGCGCCATCACCCGCCACACCAGTGTCAGAGCCTTTGAGTGCCAAGCGGGCGGCTTGGCTGCTGTTGACACGGCCTGAAAACCTTACGCCTGAGGAGAAAACCCTGCTGGAAAAACTGGGCCAGCAGCCAAAGTTATCGGGGGCGATCGCTCTGGCTCAGGGGTTCATCAAACTGGTGCGCGAGCGACTGCCTGGGGAATTCGACGATTGGCTGGAGACAGCTGTGAGCAGCTCAATCAAGGCATTACGGAGTTTTGCCAAGGGTCTTCAAGAAGATTACGATGCGGTGAAAGCAGCTCTCACACTCGAGGTGAGCAATGGGCCAGTGGAGGGTCAAAACAACCGACTAAAAATGCTGAAACGGCAGATGTTTGGAAGGGCTGGGCTCGAGCTATTGGCCAAGCGCCTCATCCTAATCAGTTGA
- the xerC gene encoding site-specific tyrosine recombinase XerC, whose translation MPRKRPPPSFPDVPNIADPQGFVSFMERYLEWMAVRNYSPRTITARRFYLAHFINWSAQRSLLRPPEITKPILERYQRFLYHYRQPNGKPLSFRSQHNYLVSVRAWFKWLSRQNHILYNPASEIELPKLETRLPKAILSQTEAEQVLNQPELKKPIGLRDRAMLETFYSTGIRRLEMIHLALEDLDGERGTLMVRQGKGRKDRMIPIGARAVAWIEKYLADVRPHLCCGHEDGRLFLSHLGEPLTPNRLTQLVRSYVDKAELGKTGSCHLFRHTMATLMHENGADIRHIQAMLGHVSLDTTQIYTQVSIKKLKQIHTLTHPARSERSLSVDWDGQTEETPATADELFATLAAEQLDEQ comes from the coding sequence ATGCCCCGCAAGCGCCCGCCACCGTCCTTCCCTGACGTACCCAACATCGCCGACCCCCAGGGCTTTGTCAGTTTCATGGAGCGCTATCTGGAATGGATGGCCGTGCGCAACTACTCCCCCCGCACTATCACCGCCCGCCGCTTCTATCTGGCCCATTTCATCAATTGGTCCGCTCAGCGCTCCCTCTTGCGGCCTCCCGAGATTACTAAGCCCATTCTGGAGCGCTATCAACGCTTTCTCTATCACTACCGCCAGCCCAACGGCAAACCTCTTTCCTTTCGCTCTCAACACAACTATCTGGTGTCTGTGCGGGCCTGGTTTAAGTGGCTCTCGCGCCAGAATCACATTCTCTACAATCCCGCCAGCGAGATAGAGTTGCCCAAGCTTGAGACCCGACTGCCCAAGGCGATTCTCTCTCAAACAGAAGCCGAACAAGTCCTCAACCAGCCGGAGCTCAAAAAGCCGATAGGGTTGCGAGACCGGGCCATGCTAGAGACGTTCTACAGCACTGGTATTCGCCGCCTGGAGATGATTCACTTAGCGCTCGAAGACCTCGATGGCGAGCGGGGTACTTTGATGGTGCGTCAGGGGAAAGGACGCAAGGACCGCATGATTCCCATTGGCGCTCGGGCCGTAGCTTGGATAGAGAAATATCTGGCTGATGTGCGGCCCCATCTCTGTTGCGGTCATGAGGATGGCCGTTTGTTTCTGTCTCATCTGGGGGAGCCCCTGACTCCCAACCGCTTGACTCAGTTGGTTCGCTCCTATGTCGATAAGGCTGAGCTGGGCAAGACGGGGAGTTGTCATTTGTTCCGTCACACGATGGCGACGCTCATGCACGAGAATGGAGCCGATATCCGTCACATTCAGGCGATGTTGGGTCACGTCAGTCTCGATACCACTCAGATTTACACCCAGGTCTCGATTAAGAAGCTCAAGCAGATTCATACCCTCACTCACCCGGCTCGCTCCGAGCGCTCGCTCAGCGTCGATTGGGATGGGCAGACTGAAGAGACACCCGCCACAGCCGATGAGTTATTCGCCACCTTAGCCGCCGAACAGTTGGACGAGCAGTAG
- a CDS encoding IS5 family transposase (programmed frameshift), producing the protein MRRYALRDDQWEKIKDFLPGREGHVGGTAKDNRLFVDAVLYRYRAGIPWRDLPERFGDFRVVHTRFSRWSRSGVWEKIFKVLCEDADNEYAMIDATIVRAHQHSASAKKNDSDQAIGRSKGGLSTKIHATCDALGNPTGFYLTAGQCCDLDGSDVLLEQLDDDVEALLANKAYDADERVRERLSAKGCAAVIPPKSNRKSPCCYDKHLYKARHLIENFFAKLKQYRAIATRYDKTARNFLGAIYLAASVIWQ; encoded by the exons ATACGTCGCTACGCACTCAGAGATGACCAGTGGGAAAAGATAAAGGACTTTCTACCAGGCCGCGAGGGGCATGTGGGTGGTACCGCCAAAGACAATCGACTGTTTGTCGATGCCGTTCTTTACCGCTATCGAGCAGGGATTCCCTGGCGTGACTTACCGGAACGCTTTGGTGACTTTCGAGTGGTGCACACTCGCTTCAGTCGCTGGAGCCGCAGCGGTGTGTGGGAGAAAATATTCAAGGTGTTGTGCGAAGATGCCGATAACGAATACGCCATGATTGACGCCACCATTGTGCGGGCTCATCAACACAGTGCTAGTGCC AAAAAAAACGATAGCGACCAAGCCATCGGGCGCAGTAAAGGTGGGTTGAGCACAAAGATTCACGCTACTTGCGATGCTTTGGGTAACCCAACGGGCTTTTACCTGACGGCAGGACAATGCTGCGACCTGGATGGCTCCGATGTTTTGCTCGAGCAACTGGATGATGATGTCGAAGCGCTCTTGGCGAATAAGGCGTACGATGCCGATGAGCGTGTCCGTGAACGCTTGTCAGCGAAGGGCTGTGCTGCTGTGATCCCCCCCAAGTCCAATCGCAAGTCTCCTTGTTGCTATGACAAGCATCTCTACAAAGCCCGCCATTTGATTGAAAACTTTTTCGCCAAACTCAAGCAATATCGAGCCATTGCGACTCGTTACGATAAAACTGCTCGTAACTTCCTCGGAGCAATTTATTTAGCTGCTTCTGTCATCTGGCAATAG
- a CDS encoding IS4 family transposase, giving the protein MESSYQTLLATKLNPSELWLLNLLLMVLQRDKIVKLEQLAQKLPLPILMESCRRKLQRFLSFKHWVIEHIWWPLLLDWLKRKFTTQTVLYLAIDRTQWYDYNLILVSLIYHNRAIPVKFALLNKRGSSNYEEQITFLKPVLELLSDYTVVLLGDREFCGVDLAKWLGEQGAYMALRLKKNEYIELPGQTQAQLSQLGIQAGESHFFSDVKVTKTKGFGPINVAARRKRNYGSNVTKETWYIMSNLTDLDGVLKAYSCRMGIEEMFRDWKKGGYNLEDSKLTGKRFISMALLVSLAYYMATFKGEKMQHQNIHQYVVRPREAGRKHRRHSAFAIGLSAYSLACFGLDLWDLIAQYIVLKPRKLSFYKRGIRAIKLIIAESYTPMSPRQLVMTHFLTDDKP; this is encoded by the coding sequence ATGGAATCATCTTATCAAACCCTGCTGGCTACCAAACTTAATCCTTCTGAACTTTGGCTATTGAATTTGCTCCTGATGGTGCTGCAACGCGACAAAATCGTCAAGCTAGAACAACTGGCGCAAAAATTACCCTTGCCGATTTTAATGGAGAGTTGCCGTCGCAAACTCCAGCGTTTTCTGAGCTTTAAACATTGGGTGATAGAACATATCTGGTGGCCGCTCTTGCTAGATTGGCTCAAGCGGAAGTTTACCACTCAGACAGTTCTATATTTAGCCATTGATAGAACCCAATGGTACGACTATAATCTCATTCTGGTTAGCCTGATCTATCATAATCGAGCAATTCCAGTTAAATTTGCTTTATTGAATAAGCGAGGTAGTAGCAATTATGAGGAACAAATCACATTTCTCAAACCAGTTTTGGAACTCCTAAGCGACTATACTGTGGTCTTACTGGGTGACCGAGAATTCTGTGGAGTTGACCTGGCAAAGTGGCTGGGAGAGCAGGGAGCCTACATGGCTTTGCGCCTGAAAAAGAACGAGTATATCGAACTTCCTGGGCAAACCCAGGCACAATTATCACAGCTTGGCATTCAGGCTGGAGAGTCTCACTTTTTCTCTGATGTAAAAGTCACTAAGACAAAAGGATTTGGACCGATCAATGTAGCAGCAAGAAGAAAGCGAAATTATGGCTCCAATGTCACGAAAGAGACTTGGTATATTATGAGTAATCTGACGGACCTAGATGGAGTTTTGAAGGCTTACTCTTGCCGCATGGGAATTGAAGAAATGTTTCGGGATTGGAAGAAGGGAGGCTATAACCTGGAAGATTCAAAATTGACCGGCAAACGCTTTATCTCAATGGCATTGCTGGTTTCGTTAGCTTATTATATGGCTACTTTTAAAGGGGAGAAGATGCAGCATCAAAATATTCATCAGTATGTCGTGAGACCACGAGAGGCTGGACGGAAACATCGGCGACACAGTGCATTTGCGATTGGTTTGTCTGCCTACTCCCTGGCTTGCTTTGGACTAGACCTCTGGGATTTGATTGCACAATATATCGTCCTGAAACCTCGAAAGCTATCTTTTTATAAGAGAGGCATAAGGGCCATAAAGCTTATTATAGCTGAATCATATACCCCTATGTCACCCCGCCAGCTAGTTATGACACATTTCCTAACTGATGATAAGCCCTAG
- a CDS encoding IS1 family transposase (programmed frameshift) — MPNCPSCESKEVVKKGRIHNGKQNYKCKACGRQFVEDPQQKLISQQTKDLIDRLLLEKIPLAGIARVCDVSESWLQDYVNRKYESVPRQVEVSFKKKGRLTIQCDEMWSFVGAKGNKQWIWLALDVGTREIVGVHVGDRSEQGARQLWASLPDVYRQCAVAYTDFWDAYALVFPQTRHKAVGKETGKTSYIERFNCTMRQRVSRLVRKTLSFSKKLENHIGAIWMFVHHYNTSLHV, encoded by the exons ATGCCGAATTGCCCAAGCTGTGAGTCAAAGGAAGTGGTTAAGAAAGGTCGCATCCATAACGGTAAGCAAAATTACAAATGTAAAGCCTGCGGTCGCCAGTTTGTTGAAGATCCACAGCAGAAACTCATCTCCCAGCAGACCAAAGACCTGATTGATAGGCTCTTGCTTGAAAAGATTCCTCTGGCCGGTATCGCCAGGGTTTGCGATGTCTCTGAGAGCTGGTTGCAGGACTACGTCAATCGCAAATATGAGTCGGTTCCCCGACAGGTCGAGGTGTCCT TCAAAAAAAAAGGACGATTGACGATTCAGTGTGATGAAATGTGGTCGTTTGTCGGCGCTAAAGGCAACAAGCAGTGGATTTGGCTAGCTCTTGATGTCGGCACCCGCGAGATTGTCGGAGTTCATGTGGGCGATCGCTCCGAGCAGGGAGCCAGGCAACTGTGGGCCTCATTGCCGGATGTCTACCGCCAATGCGCGGTGGCCTACACCGATTTCTGGGATGCTTACGCTCTCGTCTTTCCACAGACACGTCACAAAGCTGTGGGTAAGGAAACTGGCAAAACTAGTTATATCGAGCGCTTCAACTGTACGATGCGCCAGCGAGTTTCACGCTTGGTTCGCAAGACTCTCTCCTTTTCTAAAAAGCTCGAGAACCATATCGGAGCCATCTGGATGTTTGTACATCACTACAACACATCCTTACATGTCTAG